The genomic segment gcatcaTCCCCAGAGGGCTGAGCGTAcgagtgtgtctgtatgtgtgtgtgtttaatttataGTGGACGACAGACAATAACTCTTACATAAGCagctgtctccctctctcattcgTGGTAGCTTTTCCAGGATTACTGTTCTATTGTTGGGCCAGATCCACAGCTATGCTAATTTAAAGCACTGTGTATTGTGTTCTTTATCTGTGGTTCCTGATCCTCctgtctgtttatttttaactcCTCCTTTTACTGGCTCtcaaatatgatatatatgttctgtgttttgtcaGGGATGGCCCAGTGTATGAGACCAAAAATATTACCTCTGTTGACCGAAAAGTTATCAAAACACATAGACATAATCTAGTCCAGAGACTATTTCACACTTCATAAATCAAGATACCTTAAGTTAATTCCACAGGTGAAACACTAGCTTAACTTTTTTGCTTCGGTAGCTGTAACTAAATTAGGGAGGGTTAGGTTATTAATTACTGAATAGTAACACTTTGatatactttttacttcttgCAGGTTGAGCAACTGACAGATGAACAGAAAAATGGTGCGTAAATTGCAATATCATCAGTATTTTTGgtaataaagtattttaaacaGTATCTTTACATATgcatcaaaatgtcattttttcccaaatataaatgaattatgATATCAACCGTATAATATGTTTGATGTTGCAAGGTAAAGAGGCTCAccctgtttctctgtttgctGCTTTGGTGTTGTAGAGTTCAAGGCCGCCTTTGACATCTTCGTACAAGATGCGGAGGATGGCTGCATCAGCACCAAGGAGCTGGGGAAGGTGATGAGGATGCTGGGTCAGAACCCCACACCAGAAGAGCTGCAGGAGATGATTGATGAGGTGGATGAAGACGGTAAATCACAacacataaaagaaacaaaattatTTGTTGGTTGCTATTAATCTCTTCAACCCCATAGACCAGTTGGCTAGTCCATCATATAGTGCAGACAAGCATTATTCAAAACCCCTCAACTTAATGTCAAATGATCGCCAAGGATCTCGAATACAACAAGACATGTCAAGGTGAATTAAAGGGAAATGCATATCAGATGATGTACATGTCATCTCGATTTTTTCATGGTGCAACATAAAGAATAACAACTTGAATATAATTGATAAATCTTCAGTGAAGGATATGGTTACTGTATTTGTCATGTTGTCAGACGATGTGCATTTTCATCTTTAACTGAATCTACACAAGGAGACATTTAAGGCCTAGAAttataggttgttttttttttaaagaaaagaaaaagaaataacttTTGAAATCAACTTTCTTCTTCTCGTATGTTACATTAGATTGTGTTCTAACCAGTGTGGAGTTTAAAGATATGATGGAGTGTATTATAATATGCACAGGGAGTGGCACGGTGGACTTTGATGAGTTCTTAGTCATGATGGTGAGGTGCATGAAGGACGACAGCAAGGGGAAGTCAGAGGAAGAACTGGCAGAGCTGTTTCGCATGTTCGACAAGTGAGTTTCTCGTTTAAACTCTGTTTCTAATTTGTCCTGTTTATGTCTCAGTGAACTACTGTAGAAGAATTTATGCCTTGAGAGgacaatattacaataaaaatacCTTAAATGTAATGATAGAATATCTGCAACCAGAGCATGAAACTATCTGAAAATCACTTAAGACTTGAATTCAAATTGGTCTTCATAGCGTGGTTCCATCAAAGTGTGCTCCACATGTGCAATTATGTGTACTGACAAAATGCCAAAAAGCTCTGCAGAGTACAGCATGTAGTTTGCTCCATAATCCTTTTTGACAGCACAGAATATTCAAACACCCACTGCATGTAAGCCAGACACCTCGCCTGAGCATCAAAGAATAAACTtgccatactttttttttctctcacagtgATGGGTCTCAAACACCTAAATGCAAGATAGGatcagtcacacaaacacaccacctCCTCCGCTGCCATCTGCAAAGCTTAACTTTCTTGTgtgaatttatatattttactctCTTTTTACTGTGCAGGAATGCAGATGGTTACATTGACCTGGACGAGCTGAAAATGATGCTTGAATCTACAGGAGAAGCAATTACTGAGGACGACATTGAGGAGCTGATGAAAGATGGGGACAAGAACAATGACGGCAAAATTGACTACGATGGTGAGGAGTTTGAAGTGTGTTACACTGTTAGAAGAGACATGGTGACATAGTTATGTAGAGAAACTTCTGTAGCATTCATCATCCTTTAATCTATCATTTATGTGAAGCTCAGAAATACTCACCAAAAGAGACATTTGCTTGACAAATCTTACATTTCCCTCTCATCTTACAGTTTCATAGCATGTTTGATTTTTGGGGGCTTAGCAGCTCTTTGCTAACTTGGCCTTCCTTAACTTTACAGAGTTCTTGGAGTTCATGAAAGGAGTGGAGTAATCCTGAACAACAGAagagtatttttgtatttctctgtgACTACATGGTCATCTGTGGAAAACTGGAAGCTGACTTTGGATGGCGCTGGAACGACTTTGCAAGATTTAGTTCAATACtgtatttgaaatgtttctgtaTTTTCCTACCATGTCTTGCATCGTTGTAAATACAGTTTGTAACTATTTTGGTGCCCATGTATACTGAATCTGTGTAAATGTATCAAAATTCCTTATATTTTCTGTAGAATACCAGTTCGGCTGCTTGACATATCAATTCTAAATCTTACACAGCCAGTTTACAAATCTTTTTACTGAGAGGCTGATATTGTTTATCTGGGAAGcaaatgtatgtgtgcacaAAGCAGAACATATCCCTGAGTCAACAGTTTTACACCAAAGCTCTGGTAGACTAATCATACTTTTCAAGCTTACTTGATCAAGTATATTGTATGTTATGATGTGCACATTGTATACATTTCTGCAATTCTGTTTAACATACCCTCAGgacttcttcttcccctctcaTATCCTTGGAACGCCTGCATATTTCTACATGAAAAGTCTGCGTGAAATGTGCGCTCATGTAATAAACAAGATGCATTTGTCAGAGCAGtcatctgtttttcattttgtttgaataatctaatgaaaaaaaaatcacttaaagGACAGATTTGGGATTCTTGGCAGTAAGGTCCCTGTTTGGTTTGGCTGTCTTTCTATCCTGGGTTAgtccttttgttgttttactaGTTTTTGGTTAACTAGACTAAATTAGCAGTTGTTactgagaaacacacattttactaTCACATTCCAGATTTGCCTTGCTGGTCTTCAAATTTTACAGGCTGATCACGTGTTTGCCTCTCTCGCTTGCCCACTGTTCACACAGcaaataaacaagcaaaataATGCCTAAAATGTTACTGTTGAAAAGAATCTActtttgtgtaaatgtgtcaaCCCTAAATTTGGATTTATCTGTGTAAATTGCATTGTATAGTGGCTCTTTTCTGTGGCATGTGAGCTATTTGCATGCTGCTGTGTTAGTATCTAGTTACGCAGTCTATTGAGACAGGAGCTATTTATGTCTAATCATGTTAGTGCCCATGTTAGGGGATCTGGATTGACCGACACCAGTTGACAATCAGATGCCTTTGCCATTATAAAGAACTTTGTTCCACTACAAAGACATAACAGCTCTATTGTTAATACAGCTTTAATTCTGAGGTCTGGATCATTAGAGGAGAAAGATTCCTTTCCTACTAACAAGcgtgttattttaaaataataacatacaaacaatatttattatttgtctCCTCGGCAGTTTTACTTTCTAGAGTCATATTCACAGAAAATCCTTACCAATATAACACAATAATTATGCTTACattgtgatttttgtttgtggttttaaacATAATTTCCAGGTGAATCCTTCAGTTTTAGTAACAGAGGCGTAATGCAGTTATCGCGGTCGCCACTTGATGTCAGCAGGGAAACACAAtcttatctgtgtgtttggctCAGTTACAGGAACTACAACATGAGGAGATTACATGGTGCAGCCACACTCTTTTCAATGACAGATAATCACTAATAACTTGCCAGTCTATATAAACCACACAATCAGCTGAAAAGAATAATCACCCAGAGcatattttaagttttaagttgTTAAAACAATAATTGAAAGATACAATAAACAGACCATTTCATATAATGGTATTAGTTCATTATATTTCAATAATTAAAATCCTGTTTAGATTTTCATGCTGACTGATTGAAGATTGTTAATTAAATCTATTTCCAAAATCACATTTCTTGAATGAACCTTCATTGCTAAATTGTGACACTGATCTTTTCTGTGGTTTCACTTTGTCAAATGAGATTGGCTGTAATTTGTGTGTACAGGTGAAGTCAGTGGCCTGACACCTCCCTCCATCTCTATCTGCTTCCGTGAGGTTCCTGTTCCTGCTCCATTCAGTCCTCATGGCCGGTGTTTCATACATATGGGGATTTTAAACCCAAATCAGCAGTGAAGCACCACTGCTCTCCAGTCCAATCTCAACAGTCGGATGAATGCAACACATCAATTACTTCTGCAGTTATCTCTAGTCCAGCTGCACTGAGCAGAaaactgcattaaaatcaaGTGATGACATTAGACTGTTTTGCTGCTCAAGTTCTTAATAATCTGTAAGCCGCTGTGTGCAGCATGGAACAGGATGAGTAGTGCTCTCCCACCCATCAATGGGAGGCTgggcagcagcagagcagtgtgtgaatgaatcTGGGGTGTGGCGCACAAGCAGCAAGTTGGGTGGAGAAGTGATGCAGTTACGCAAGACAGGCCTGATGACTCATGCCTGCTGTTATTAAGACACACTGCAGTTATAAGTCTCCTATGGTAATGTGGTTTTAGGGGAGTATAAAGCCACCATTAAGACTTGTTTCCTTATTGTGTGTTGCACTTATGCCCCTGCCACACTGACCTTTGAAAGAGctttgagggagagagagggaatttGTATAGGTAACTGTGAGCTATCAATATTACATAACTGATTTCATTCAGCTTTAttctgccagtgtgtgtgtgctgagtaAAACGGGTTATTCCATTGGCTAAGAGTGAGTCAGGCGGAAATAAGGCTGTATagtgtgtccacacacacacacacacacacacacacacacactggtccactgttttattgatttataaaTCATACATTCAAACCATCAGATCACATAAGAGTCATCATCCACCATGAAATTGTCCTAAAACTGTGTTACTAAGCTACGCCAACAGTGTTATGTTTTCATAACCTTTTCCTGGCAGTATAATTTATAGAGGTATAAAAGAGTCACAAAATCCCCGGAAGAGCGAGGAATACCCCGGACACGGTTTAAAGTTTGGAAGGCGTTAACTACTCATACCATCTTTCTGCCGCCCACACATGCAGACCTTCGTTTGAAGCCAGCAGGCTTTTGGGTTTAGAGgattcctgtttttcttgcttccCTACATCACATGGTCTTGGAAGTCGTCCAACACCAAATATCAAAGACTAATCTCAGGAAATCTCTCATCACCATTCACAGTTGCATTCAAATATAGGAATATCTTGTCCCAGTTTCTCTTTAATTCATTATCAGCTCTTTTTTTAGGTCATATAATAgtgattaatttatttttgatgttttgttgtaCTATTAATAGTCTGGCACCTGAGGATAAAAGAATGATTTTATGCTGCTATTTTTGAGCAACATTTCCCTTCTAAAGAAAAAATCGGGAACCATGGAAGTATTACAAGGGatcttattatttttatgaacagaagaaagaagaaatggacTGTTTTTGGAGAGCAAATTGTAGGTTGTTTTTGTTGCCATAAATACAGAATGAGGAAGTGGAACGCTTTAGACAAAGAGAGAGTGGAAGGACTGCAAATCAAACTTGAACAGACAGAATATTGTATCATGATGCTCCATCCCACTTCTGGTTCTGAGAACACTGAAGTACTGTTTCAGGACTGCCTGGCCATAATGGCCCATAGAACAGCAAGACTAAAAGACACTGAATTCTCAAATACCACAAAAACTATTCATTGATTCAAATGAATGATGgcgattgttttgttttaatgcacCACTGGAGGGTTTATCTATTTTTACCACTTTCAAAAATGAGTCTTGTGTCTTAAATGGCTAAAGAAATGGGCtattcagatcatttacttAGGTAAAAGAAAGAGCACTACAATTGTCAATATACACAAGTCCTACAGTATTAAAAGTACTCCTGAAGACATAATGACCCCTGtcagtgttatattattacGTATTATAATGCTGGGTCATATTACTGATTacagcatttaaatgttgtACCTGGTCAAGGTGGAACTGCTACTACAAACTGTTGTGTAGTTAAATCTATAACTATTGTACTTTGTTGGCTGATCCAATGTTTTATACCGGTATGTATATTATTAGTCTGTAAAGTAACTTGCAACTATAACTATCAAATAAgctatttccctctgaaatgtggtGTAGGAGAAGTAGCATGAAATGGAAAAGTACATCAAATTTGAACTGACACATTGTTGCCTTTTAGGTTGCTATCGCAAACTTGTTAGCAATAAGTTGCCTCCACATCCCGCACATATGGAGAAACcatatcattcatttggaaCTATCTGTCTCGCCACATAATGAAAAGTCCAGTAGTCACTCTCCtattagctctgtttttggtctccgcCAACTCCTGATAGAAATATTgcagggtttcccacagcactttacagTTTAGGTGGCCGCCTAAGCAACACGTGcctgtctttaaaaaaatgttttaaaaaaattaattgattcccgcaaatccaacacttataatgtgggaaattcccgcacacatttacagcggTGTTTATTAATGTTCAGCCAACGTCTGCAGCGATGCTTACTGCAGGACAACTGGCCGGAActgctgtgtccgactgtctaacttcgaccctgaacacacctgtagctctctgtacctcccgctagcataacacagacaagctaacagtgatattaagtttaacgaaacaaacacagaccgctggttaaaacatatatctacatcatctgaggcagaacctgctcagaaaaaaaaacagcagagcccGAAAAACTAATGACACCGGCAGagccatgtgatgtcaacattaacaacgttaatcctcagacaggtaactgtgacgttactatagtaacagtaCTATagtttcaggctaaccggctcagagtatATGAATGGCTCCAAATAAACAGGTGATATTAGCGGCGCAATGTAAAAAAGAGCAgcatttatagcagagctgttgtattggattgaattatattgtattCACGTGTTcccaatgtaatgtaatgaagttgcaggtgactgtagtcGCCCACCCCACCCCCAGTTTCACTGCTCCCCACCaccttaaaggtagaatatgtagaatgagcagaacaacgccatctaatgtctcgagatcgtagtcgcaacaaccaaaaagtaatgccagcagtcgggttgccaggtccggtgccggattttattttagctctaactctgtaaatataccactttatccacatgtctaacctttttaggcgagaaagtagccattTAGATcaacaatgtgacgctaatttgtccaaataacatctgcttaaagttttgttcctgcgaattcggagccactcaagttagccctAGCGAGTAACgtacttccggtcattttcacaaaataaaacacccgttgccttttattattaagaaaaccaaaacgatagagttggtgcttttattttgaaaacaggaagcgaacataccctcgctgtaactgacttgcttgaaaccaccgaggtacattacattgtaacaccccagtgggagtagcagcaatgtctctgcatgtactgcctaaacaccgattggcttgtgtgtggtgtcgtcagaagcagaagaggctcatggtcgtaaacatctagtcacgtgtactctgagatggacgcgcaggtcaggaaatgacgtaaacggaccgtatatggtttgttatttgtgttattacattacgtgttggactaaatacatggacatattgaggaaaatattccggttttatggaaacggatttcatatttcacaagaatggatacttggcgagctgtacataaagtcctgtgtcataagatgatcgttgtggataaagggaagctaagctaatcgctaatactattacggctgtgagcaaccatataagtcgtgagtggtcttgaatgaatcagaacaatctaagctttccaacaatgtacggcatgagtatatatgtttaagggttggtgtttaaaacattcagaagaacgcgtggctacctcctaacatccgtcccgtcccgtgaacggaacagcgtgcgttaagaggttaatgatcaaatatcaaaatccgaatagcgtcagaaagtcaacccactctccacatttccattgctaccgttttgatacttcatggtacacaaatagcatctcatatgaaagctaagaccctggcgagttcaacagtaccactattattgcgctaaaaactcagtgaaccagcagcatacaaaggtaaacaaccacttatttacagcgactaacagatattctgtcttaccttcgaagttttgtgatgaaaagttgtacttgagagcaaaaaacgctggttttagtaagtccaacacggccgtgtttgtttacaactccatttcacccagtgccagcctacagtagctgcgccggaacaacagacaaccctggcaacccgcaattccggccgctaaatggctggtacagtgtacacagaacgtgtcagaacgtcattgtcaaACCcctcaaaaaattttaaaaatattaattcagactaaatatttttttatggaaaagcagtactttcattctgtacccttcaaaacgccccgtggctgtattattttttttttaaatatagcttttaataaatattcttcatattcaacctttaactaaGACATTTTCTGCGAGAAACCCTGTATTGGGCTCTTTTAGCAgctaaatgttccactatgTTCACTGGCTAAGTCACTAACTTTGACCGCCTGTTATTTGCTAATGGGCAGGTAGCAGATAGAAAGTTCATCAAAGCTTTTTAACTAAAAACAATTATAATTGGGCgcacaggtggtcgagtggttagagcaaaTGCCATATAGCTATGCAGCCAACCCCAATTCAAATCatgatcggaggtcctttgctgcatgtcacacccccctctctctcccatgtttcctgtcagtctattgataaataaaggtgtctatgcaaatctttaaaaaaaaaacagttataaTGCTGCTAGGGCTGAGGGTAACAACAGAATCAAGTGCTTATTTTCTGTGGGTTTATCACAACAACCATGCTGCCCTGTGTTCTgttgttattataaaaatactgattagAGCAgatttaagtacagtacttgagtaaatgtatttgtCAGTTTTACCAATGAATAAAACGTTTAGCTGGAGAAAACTTAATATTTTTAGAAGCTTTGTCCAGCTGACCTAAAgaggtcatcatcatcatcatagacTGTACAGACACTTAAAGATTCCTGTCATCGACGCTATGTCATCATTATTTTGGTTACTAGTGATGTAGAAATCCACATCCTGAGGCACAGACATACTCTTTGGCCTACTCAGCAATTATGTACTGTAAGCAACATATGGCCTTGTGTGAATGGCATACCAGACAGCAAGTGAGTTCCCAGCATGGCCTCCTCTGTATTGTAGTTCCCGAACAAGAACACATGATAGACGGATGACCTTTACATTGTGTTGGGTCTAGTGAGACACGAGGAATGTTCCCTTTCGTTCATTTTGCCACAGATTAAACTGCAAACAAATATCACTTTGTTCTTGTGCTTGGTGAGTTCGGGCTACTGT from the Scomber japonicus isolate fScoJap1 chromosome 4, fScoJap1.pri, whole genome shotgun sequence genome contains:
- the tnnc1a gene encoding troponin C type 1a (slow); amino-acid sequence: MNDIYKAAVEQLTDEQKNEFKAAFDIFVQDAEDGCISTKELGKVMRMLGQNPTPEELQEMIDEVDEDGSGTVDFDEFLVMMVRCMKDDSKGKSEEELAELFRMFDKNADGYIDLDELKMMLESTGEAITEDDIEELMKDGDKNNDGKIDYDEFLEFMKGVE